ATGACAGTCAAAGTGGCAAGCGAGTGGCTCAATTCCTGTTCAGGATGCGAAATTTCCATCGTGGACATGGGCGAGCGTCTGCTGGATGTGCTCAACCTGGTGGATTTTGTACACATGCCGGTAATCATGGATCACAAATATTTCGGCCAGACCGGCCAGGGCGGGCATGTGGAGATCCCCGAAGCCGATGTGGGCATCATCAGCGGCGGGATTCGCAATGAAGAGCACCTGGAAGTGGCCCGGGAGATGCGCAAAAAATGCGGAACAATCATCGCCCTGGGCACCTGTGCCACCCATGGCGGCATTCCGGCCCTGTCCAATTCCTACACCAACCAGGACCTGCTGAACCGGTATTACAGCACCGAGTCGACCACGCCGGCACAGGCCTTCCCCACGGACGGCATTCCCCCGCTTCTGGATTCCGCCTATGCCCTGGACGAAAAGATCAAGGTCGATGTTTACCTGCCCGGCTGTCCGCCGCATCCGGACCAGATATTCGGCGCCCTGGTCGCCCTGGTTGAAGGCAAGCCGCCGGTACTGCGGGGGAAAAGCGTTTGCGATACCTGCCCCACCATTCGCGAGGGCAAGGGCCAGTTGAAGCAATTGCGCCGATTTTTGCAGAAGCCCAAGTTTACCCCCGGCGAACCCATCGACAAAATGCGCTGCCTTCTGGAGCAGGGGATCCTGTGCATGGGCCCGGTGACCCGGGCCGGCTGCGGCGGCGAAGGCGTCCACCCGCGCTGCATCTCCGCACGGGTGCCCTGCCGGGGCTGCTACGGCCCGGTGCGCCATGAAGGCAACCAGCGTCTGGACATGCTCAATGCCCTGGCATC
This window of the uncultured Desulfosarcina sp. genome carries:
- a CDS encoding methyl viologen-reducing hydrogenase — encoded protein: MTVKVASEWLNSCSGCEISIVDMGERLLDVLNLVDFVHMPVIMDHKYFGQTGQGGHVEIPEADVGIISGGIRNEEHLEVAREMRKKCGTIIALGTCATHGGIPALSNSYTNQDLLNRYYSTESTTPAQAFPTDGIPPLLDSAYALDEKIKVDVYLPGCPPHPDQIFGALVALVEGKPPVLRGKSVCDTCPTIREGKGQLKQLRRFLQKPKFTPGEPIDKMRCLLEQGILCMGPVTRAGCGGEGVHPRCISARVPCRGCYGPVRHEGNQRLDMLNALASNGIDIQSLPESTSLLRFSGAHQLLRPQSGR